A genomic window from Pseudomonas cavernicola includes:
- a CDS encoding bifunctional 4-hydroxy-2-oxoglutarate aldolase/2-dehydro-3-deoxy-phosphogluconate aldolase, whose product MTNVQNSRVASHGAAPSMAEKAAQIDRLCEQARILPVITIEREADILPLADALAAGGLRTLEITLRSELGLTAIRMLREQRPELCVGAGTVLDEQMLADAEAAGAQFIVTPGCTAELLQAGVQSPLPVLPGICSASEIMLGYALGYRRFKLFPAEVCGGVAALKALGGPFAGVRFCPTGGVNPGNVQSYMALSNVMCVGGTWMMDSSWIRQGDWQRIAACSAETLRLLA is encoded by the coding sequence ATGACCAACGTCCAGAATAGTAGGGTGGCAAGCCACGGGGCCGCTCCGAGCATGGCCGAGAAGGCCGCACAGATCGACAGGCTGTGCGAACAGGCGCGCATCCTGCCCGTCATCACCATCGAGCGCGAGGCGGACATCCTGCCGCTGGCCGATGCCTTGGCCGCGGGCGGCCTGCGTACATTGGAAATCACCCTGCGCTCCGAACTTGGCCTGACTGCGATCCGCATGTTGCGCGAGCAGCGCCCCGAGTTGTGCGTCGGTGCAGGTACGGTGCTTGATGAGCAGATGTTGGCCGATGCCGAGGCGGCGGGGGCGCAGTTCATCGTCACTCCCGGCTGTACCGCCGAGCTGCTGCAGGCCGGCGTGCAGAGTCCATTGCCTGTGCTGCCGGGGATTTGTAGCGCCTCGGAGATCATGCTCGGTTATGCCTTGGGCTATCGCCGTTTCAAGCTCTTCCCTGCCGAGGTATGTGGCGGTGTCGCGGCTCTCAAGGCACTTGGCGGGCCTTTTGCCGGTGTGCGTTTCTGCCCGACCGGAGGTGTTAACCCAGGCAATGTGCAGAGCTACATGGCGCTGTCCAATGTGATGTGCGTAGGCGGCACCTGGATGATGGACAGCAGCTGGATACGTCAGGGCGACTGGCAACGCATCGCCGCCTGCAGCGCTGAGACCCTGCGACTGCTGGCCTGA
- the pgl gene encoding 6-phosphogluconolactonase yields the protein MAICNLDLPVQVTGLSLNSPEQLAIELALAVAHALRMAIEARGVASLVVSGGRSPIAFFQRLSSQELDWSRVAVSLADERWVPVSHADSNEGLVKRHLLRGPAAKARFIGLYQSAQSLEDAAQLADQVLAELPQPIDVLVLGMGEDGHTASLFPGSPNLALALSTDCPQRCLPMHAPSVPRQRLSMPLALLASARLALLAVQGHAKVATLAEALAGVDQAQMPIRAFLHRPLEIYWCP from the coding sequence ATGGCGATCTGTAATCTCGACCTGCCGGTGCAGGTCACCGGACTCAGCCTGAACAGCCCCGAACAGTTGGCCATTGAGCTGGCGCTGGCGGTGGCCCATGCCTTGCGCATGGCCATCGAGGCGCGTGGCGTGGCATCCCTGGTGGTATCCGGCGGGCGCAGCCCGATCGCCTTCTTCCAGCGTCTGTCCAGCCAGGAGCTGGACTGGTCGCGGGTGGCGGTGAGCCTGGCGGACGAGCGCTGGGTGCCGGTCAGCCATGCCGACAGCAACGAGGGCCTGGTCAAGCGCCATCTGTTGCGCGGTCCGGCCGCCAAGGCACGTTTCATCGGTCTGTATCAGTCGGCGCAGAGCCTGGAGGACGCAGCGCAACTGGCGGACCAGGTTCTGGCCGAGCTGCCGCAGCCCATCGACGTGCTGGTGCTGGGCATGGGCGAGGATGGCCACACCGCATCGCTCTTTCCCGGCAGCCCGAACCTCGCGCTGGCGTTGAGCACCGACTGTCCGCAGCGGTGCCTGCCGATGCATGCACCGAGCGTGCCCCGGCAGCGCCTGAGCATGCCGCTGGCCTTGCTCGCCAGCGCACGCCTGGCGCTGCTGGCCGTGCAGGGCCATGCCAAGGTGGCGACCCTGGCCGAAGCCCTTGCCGGAGTAGACCAGGCGCAGATGCCAATTCGCGCCTTTCTCCATCGTCCCCTCGAGATTTATTGGTGCCCATGA
- the zwf gene encoding glucose-6-phosphate dehydrogenase, which yields MTSITVEPCTIALFGALGDLALRKLFPALYQLDRAGLLHAETRILALARETGEPSSHLSAIDEHLRRHVPAREIDEVAMQRFMARVDYLTMDFLQAEDYAALADKLGRVERLIAYFATPASVYGAICAGLAQTGLTDVTRVVLEKPIGHDLASSRKVNDAVALHFPENRIYRIDHYLGKETVQNLIALRFANSLFETQWNQHHISHVEITVAEQVGIEGRWGYFDEAGQLRDMIQNHLLQLLCLIAMDPPSDLSADSIRDEKVKVLKALAPITVEQLGQQVVRGQYIAGSILGKTVPGYLEEDNANAQSDTETFVALRAEIRNWRWSGVPFYLRTGKRMPQKLSQIVIHFKEPPHYIFAPEQRPIISNRLIIRLQPDEGISLQVMTKDQGLDKGMQLRSRPLQLSFSDTYRSSRIPDAYERLVLEVMKGNQNLFVRKDEIEYAWRWCDQLIAGWQRQGDSPKPYAAGSWGPVASIALITRDGRSWYGDL from the coding sequence ATGACCTCAATTACTGTCGAGCCCTGCACCATCGCCCTCTTCGGGGCCTTGGGTGATCTTGCGTTGCGCAAGCTGTTTCCCGCCCTTTATCAACTGGACCGCGCCGGCCTGCTGCATGCCGAGACGCGCATCCTTGCCCTGGCCCGCGAAACGGGCGAGCCGAGCAGCCACCTGTCCGCTATCGACGAGCACCTGCGCCGCCACGTGCCGGCACGCGAAATCGATGAAGTGGCCATGCAGCGCTTCATGGCGCGCGTGGACTACCTGACGATGGATTTCCTCCAGGCCGAGGACTACGCCGCACTGGCAGACAAGCTGGGGCGCGTGGAGCGGCTGATCGCCTACTTCGCCACGCCCGCCTCTGTGTACGGGGCGATTTGCGCCGGACTGGCGCAGACCGGGCTGACGGATGTGACCCGGGTGGTATTGGAGAAGCCCATCGGCCACGACCTGGCGTCATCGCGCAAGGTCAATGATGCTGTCGCGCTGCACTTCCCGGAAAACCGCATCTACCGGATCGATCACTACCTGGGCAAGGAAACAGTGCAGAACCTGATCGCCCTGCGGTTTGCCAACAGCCTGTTCGAGACGCAGTGGAATCAGCACCACATTTCCCATGTCGAGATCACCGTGGCGGAGCAGGTGGGCATCGAGGGCCGCTGGGGCTACTTCGACGAGGCCGGCCAGCTGCGCGACATGATCCAGAACCACCTGCTGCAGTTGCTCTGCCTGATCGCCATGGACCCGCCCAGCGATCTCTCGGCGGACAGCATCCGCGACGAGAAGGTCAAGGTGCTCAAGGCACTGGCGCCGATCACCGTCGAACAGTTGGGACAGCAGGTGGTGCGCGGCCAGTACATCGCTGGCAGCATCCTCGGCAAGACAGTGCCGGGCTACCTGGAGGAAGACAACGCCAATGCCCAGAGCGACACCGAAACCTTCGTCGCGCTGCGAGCGGAAATCCGCAACTGGCGCTGGTCCGGTGTGCCCTTCTACCTGCGCACCGGCAAGCGCATGCCGCAGAAGCTGTCGCAGATCGTCATCCACTTCAAGGAGCCGCCGCACTACATCTTCGCCCCTGAACAGCGCCCGATAATCAGCAATCGCCTGATCATCCGCCTGCAGCCGGACGAGGGCATTTCCCTGCAAGTGATGACCAAGGACCAGGGCCTGGACAAAGGCATGCAGCTGCGCAGCCGCCCGCTGCAGCTGAGCTTCTCCGATACCTACCGGAGCTCGCGGATTCCGGATGCCTATGAGCGTCTAGTGCTGGAAGTCATGAAGGGCAACCAGAACCTCTTCGTGCGCAAGGACGAGATCGAGTACGCCTGGAGGTGGTGCGACCAGCTGATCGCCGGCTGGCAGCGGCAAGGCGACTCGCCCAAGCCCTATGCGGCGGGTAGCTGGGGGCCGGTGGCCTCGATTGCATTGATCACTCGCGATGGCAGGAGTTGGTATGGCGATCTGTAA
- a CDS encoding MurR/RpiR family transcriptional regulator gives MHNLLEQIQNRLEELNKAERKVAEAILQAPQQATRYSIAALAQAAQVSEPTVNRFCRSFGVNGYPELKMQLAQSLASGAAYVSRAVEANDGPEAYTRKIFGSAIASLDSACQSLDPQLISRAVDLMIQARQIHFFGLGASASVALDAQHKFFRFNLAVSAHSDVLMQRMLASVAHTGDLFVIISYTGRTRDLVEVARLARQNGASVLGLTAAGSPLAKTSTLSLDIPLPEDTDIYMPMTSRIIQLTVLDVLATGMTLRRGVDFQPHLRKIKESLNASRYPSDEEPN, from the coding sequence ATGCACAACCTGCTGGAGCAGATCCAGAACCGCCTCGAAGAACTCAACAAGGCCGAGCGCAAGGTCGCCGAAGCGATCCTCCAGGCCCCGCAGCAAGCCACCCGCTACAGCATCGCCGCGCTGGCCCAGGCGGCGCAGGTCAGCGAGCCGACGGTGAACCGCTTCTGCCGTTCGTTCGGCGTCAACGGCTACCCGGAACTGAAGATGCAACTGGCCCAGAGCCTGGCCAGCGGCGCCGCCTATGTCAGCCGCGCGGTGGAAGCCAACGACGGCCCCGAGGCCTACACCCGGAAGATCTTCGGCAGCGCCATCGCCTCGCTGGACAGCGCCTGCCAGAGCCTCGATCCGCAACTGATCAGCCGCGCCGTGGACCTGATGATCCAGGCGCGGCAGATCCACTTCTTCGGCCTCGGCGCGTCCGCCTCCGTGGCCCTCGATGCCCAGCACAAGTTCTTCCGCTTCAACCTCGCGGTGTCCGCCCATTCCGATGTGCTGATGCAGCGCATGCTGGCTTCGGTGGCCCATACCGGCGACCTCTTCGTGATCATTTCCTACACTGGCCGTACCCGCGACTTGGTAGAAGTGGCACGCCTGGCAAGGCAGAACGGCGCTTCAGTGCTCGGCCTCACCGCCGCCGGCTCGCCGCTGGCCAAGACCAGCACCCTGAGCCTGGACATCCCGCTGCCGGAGGACACCGACATCTATATGCCGATGACCTCGCGTATCATCCAGCTCACCGTGCTCGACGTGCTTGCTACCGGCATGACCCTGCGCCGTGGCGTGGACTTCCAACCACACCTGCGCAAGATCAAGGAGAGCCTCAACGCCAGCCGCTACCCGAGCGACGAAGAGCCAAACTGA
- a CDS encoding D-hexose-6-phosphate mutarotase, with protein MSADESRRASLKQARAGEVADHPLSALFRPAARQVFRWIEHQGRELLLVEHPRCQAVFSRQGGQLLHFQPRGERPLLWCASRWPKIGAIRGGVPVCWPWFGRHPGEGGWPHHGWARLSDWRLLHKDADDTGVRLHWRLELHEWQVELHTELGEGMSLELSTRHRDSEPCMLSHALHAYWRVSDVARVGLRGLNGAEGRDLLVREPCRQQGELRIADGCHRIFRRGGVVRLQDPGWQRRLCIDGGGSANTVVWHPGSRPLSDVGWTEGLGFVCVEAACCDTDSLTLAPAEEARLTLRAWVG; from the coding sequence ATGTCGGCCGATGAGTCGCGTCGCGCCAGTCTGAAGCAGGCGCGGGCGGGGGAGGTTGCCGACCATCCCCTGTCTGCCCTGTTCCGGCCGGCTGCCCGTCAGGTGTTCCGCTGGATCGAGCACCAGGGGCGCGAACTGCTGCTAGTGGAGCATCCGCGCTGCCAGGCGGTGTTCAGTCGCCAGGGCGGGCAGTTGCTGCATTTCCAGCCGCGCGGCGAGCGGCCCTTGCTCTGGTGCGCCTCGCGCTGGCCGAAGATCGGCGCCATACGCGGCGGCGTGCCGGTGTGTTGGCCCTGGTTCGGTCGCCATCCCGGCGAGGGCGGCTGGCCGCACCATGGCTGGGCGCGCCTCAGCGACTGGCGCCTGTTGCACAAGGATGCAGACGACACCGGCGTGCGCCTGCACTGGCGGCTGGAGCTGCACGAGTGGCAGGTGGAGCTGCACACGGAGCTGGGCGAGGGCATGTCCCTCGAGTTGAGCACACGCCATCGCGACAGCGAGCCCTGCATGCTCAGCCATGCGCTGCACGCCTACTGGCGCGTCAGCGATGTGGCGCGAGTCGGGCTGCGGGGCCTGAATGGCGCCGAGGGCCGTGACCTGCTGGTGCGCGAGCCGTGCCGGCAGCAGGGCGAATTGCGCATAGCCGATGGCTGTCATCGCATTTTCCGCCGTGGCGGAGTGGTGCGCCTGCAGGATCCGGGTTGGCAGCGACGCCTGTGCATCGATGGTGGAGGGAGCGCCAACACCGTGGTCTGGCATCCCGGTAGCCGCCCGCTGAGCGATGTCGGCTGGACCGAAGGGCTGGGTTTCGTCTGTGTGGAGGCGGCCTGTTGCGATACCGACAGCCTGACCCTGGCGCCGGCGGAGGAGGCGCGGCTGACGCTGCGGGCTTGGGTTGGGTAG
- a CDS encoding maltoporin, translating to MNTTIKGLWVLPCALFALSGAAQALEFSGYVRSGVGDSVEGGTQSCFQLPGAQSKYRLGNECEQYIELDLRQDLLKLDDGSVISVEGMAQLYNEYGHTPEFTGDHGFARMNQMYAEWSKMPALNGGSFWAGRRFYKRNDIHISDFYYWNQSATGFGLDEVMIGDRKYSYVFSRKDNYDQKPYINRHDFNVGGFQTNPGGEVEVGVSYIDKPDSTDAHSGWALAMQHKQIEFLGGVNTLALQYGEGPGTGLGYTGDPTLDDSAKSWRVVEFFDWQVTPRFGGQFEVVYQKDTRPDGDDQNWLSVGVRPSYAITEQFKLVTELGRDQVEAPGGTRKLTKFTVAPTWSPAGPGFWERPEIRLYYTYASWNEAAQRAASQMAAGSALSDTGAFGSDLHGSNFGVQIEYWWK from the coding sequence ATGAACACGACGATCAAAGGTTTGTGGGTACTGCCCTGCGCGCTGTTCGCACTTTCAGGGGCGGCGCAGGCGCTGGAGTTCAGCGGCTACGTGCGCAGCGGTGTCGGCGACTCGGTCGAGGGCGGCACGCAATCCTGCTTTCAGCTGCCCGGCGCGCAGTCCAAGTACCGCCTGGGTAACGAGTGCGAGCAGTACATCGAGCTGGACCTGCGCCAGGACCTGCTCAAGCTGGACGACGGCTCTGTGATCAGTGTCGAAGGTATGGCCCAGCTGTACAACGAGTACGGCCATACGCCGGAGTTCACCGGCGACCACGGCTTCGCGCGGATGAACCAGATGTACGCCGAGTGGAGCAAGATGCCGGCACTCAACGGCGGCTCCTTCTGGGCCGGGCGCCGTTTCTACAAGCGTAACGACATCCACATCTCCGACTTCTACTACTGGAACCAGAGCGCCACCGGCTTCGGCCTCGACGAAGTGATGATCGGCGACCGGAAGTACAGCTACGTGTTCTCGCGCAAGGACAACTACGACCAGAAGCCCTACATCAACCGCCACGACTTCAACGTCGGCGGCTTTCAGACCAATCCCGGCGGCGAAGTGGAAGTGGGCGTCAGCTATATCGACAAGCCGGACAGCACCGACGCCCACAGCGGCTGGGCGCTGGCCATGCAGCACAAGCAGATCGAATTCCTCGGCGGGGTCAACACCCTGGCTCTGCAATACGGCGAAGGCCCCGGCACCGGTCTGGGCTACACCGGCGACCCGACCCTGGACGACAGCGCCAAGAGCTGGCGCGTCGTGGAGTTCTTCGACTGGCAGGTGACGCCACGCTTCGGCGGCCAGTTCGAGGTCGTCTACCAGAAGGACACCCGCCCCGATGGCGACGATCAGAACTGGCTGTCAGTTGGCGTGCGTCCGAGCTACGCCATCACCGAACAGTTCAAGCTGGTTACCGAATTGGGTCGCGACCAGGTCGAGGCCCCCGGCGGCACCCGCAAGCTGACCAAGTTCACCGTAGCGCCGACCTGGTCACCTGCCGGCCCGGGCTTCTGGGAGCGCCCGGAAATCCGCCTCTATTACACCTACGCCAGTTGGAACGAGGCGGCGCAGCGCGCGGCCAGCCAGATGGCTGCGGGCTCGGCGCTTTCCGATACCGGCGCCTTCGGCAGCGACCTGCACGGATCCAACTTCGGCGTGCAGATCGAGTACTGGTGGAAATGA
- a CDS encoding ABC transporter ATP-binding protein has protein sequence MATLELRNVNKSYGSGLTDTLKNIELKIDSGEFLILVGPSGCGKSTLMNCIAGLESITGGAILVDEADISGMSPKDRDIAMVFQSYALYPTMSVRDNIAFGLKIRKMPQTAIDEEVARVARLLQIEHLLARKPGQLSGGQQQRVAMGRALARRPKIYLFDEPLSNLDAKLRVEMRTEIKLMHQRLKTTTVYVTHDQIEAMTLGDKVAVMKDGVIQQFGTPQQIYNDPANLFVASFIGSPPMNFIPLRLQRRDGQLWALLDSAGGRCELPLGALEEGLEGREVILGVRPEQILLASGNASGMPSIRAEVQVTEPTGPDTLVFVELNQTKVCCRLAPDVAPQVGETLELQFDPDKVLLFDAQSGERLGRLGKVRSPERSARVAQFKGR, from the coding sequence ATGGCTACCCTCGAACTGCGCAACGTCAACAAGTCCTACGGCAGCGGCCTGACAGACACCCTGAAGAACATCGAGCTGAAGATCGACTCCGGCGAGTTCCTCATCCTGGTGGGGCCTTCCGGGTGCGGTAAATCTACCCTGATGAACTGCATCGCCGGCCTCGAAAGCATCACCGGCGGGGCGATCCTGGTAGACGAAGCCGACATCAGCGGCATGAGCCCCAAGGATCGCGACATCGCCATGGTGTTCCAGTCCTACGCGCTGTACCCGACCATGAGCGTGCGCGACAACATCGCCTTCGGCCTGAAGATCCGCAAGATGCCCCAGACCGCCATCGATGAAGAGGTGGCGCGGGTGGCCAGGCTGCTGCAGATCGAGCACCTGCTGGCCCGCAAGCCCGGCCAACTCTCCGGCGGCCAGCAGCAGCGCGTGGCCATGGGGCGGGCGCTGGCGCGACGGCCGAAGATCTACCTGTTCGACGAGCCGCTGTCGAACCTCGACGCCAAGCTGCGGGTGGAGATGCGCACCGAGATCAAGCTGATGCACCAGCGCCTCAAGACCACCACGGTCTACGTCACCCATGACCAGATCGAGGCCATGACCCTCGGCGATAAGGTCGCAGTGATGAAGGATGGGGTGATCCAGCAGTTCGGCACCCCGCAGCAGATCTATAACGACCCGGCGAACCTGTTCGTCGCCAGCTTCATCGGTTCGCCACCGATGAACTTCATCCCCCTGCGCTTGCAGCGTCGCGACGGTCAGCTCTGGGCGCTGTTGGACAGTGCGGGTGGCCGCTGCGAACTGCCGCTGGGCGCGCTGGAAGAGGGGCTGGAAGGGCGCGAGGTGATCCTCGGCGTGCGCCCCGAGCAGATTCTCCTTGCCTCGGGCAACGCCTCAGGCATGCCCAGCATCCGAGCCGAGGTACAGGTCACCGAGCCAACTGGCCCCGACACCCTGGTCTTCGTCGAACTCAACCAGACCAAGGTTTGCTGCCGCCTGGCGCCGGATGTCGCGCCGCAGGTGGGCGAGACCCTGGAGCTGCAGTTCGATCCGGACAAGGTGCTGCTCTTCGATGCGCAGAGCGGCGAGCGGCTGGGCCGGCTGGGAAAGGTGCGTAGCCCTGAGCGGTCGGCCAGGGTCGCGCAGTTCAAGGGGCGTTGA
- a CDS encoding carbohydrate ABC transporter permease, with protein MTSLAGKPSFSFSRLAVYATLILACAVYLVPLVVMLLTSVKTPDDIRSGNLLSWPDMFTLIGWIKAWDSIGGFFWNSVKITVPAVLISTLLGALNGYVLSMWRFRGSQLFFGMLLFGCFLPFQVVLLPASFTLGQFGLANTTAGLVLVHVVYGLAFTTLFFRNFYVGIPAALVSAARLDGAGFFTIFGRILLPMSVPTIMVCLIWQFTQIWNDFLFGVVFASGDTQPITVALNNLVNTSTGAKEYNVDMAAAMIAGLPTLLVYVLAGKYFLRGLTAGAVKG; from the coding sequence ATGACTAGCCTGGCTGGAAAACCCTCCTTCAGCTTCAGCCGCCTGGCCGTCTACGCCACCCTGATTCTGGCCTGCGCCGTCTACTTGGTGCCGCTGGTGGTCATGCTGCTGACCAGCGTCAAGACCCCGGACGACATCCGCAGCGGCAACCTGCTGTCCTGGCCGGACATGTTCACTCTGATCGGCTGGATCAAGGCCTGGGACAGCATCGGCGGTTTCTTCTGGAACTCGGTGAAGATCACCGTGCCAGCGGTGCTGATCTCCACGCTGCTTGGCGCGCTCAACGGCTACGTGCTGTCGATGTGGCGCTTCCGCGGCTCGCAACTGTTCTTCGGCATGCTGTTGTTCGGCTGCTTCCTGCCGTTCCAGGTGGTGCTGCTGCCGGCGTCCTTCACCCTCGGCCAGTTCGGCCTGGCCAATACCACCGCCGGCCTGGTGCTGGTGCATGTGGTCTATGGCCTGGCTTTCACCACGCTGTTCTTCCGCAACTTCTACGTAGGCATTCCTGCTGCCCTGGTAAGCGCCGCGCGGCTGGACGGCGCGGGGTTCTTCACCATCTTCGGGCGCATCCTGCTGCCGATGTCGGTGCCGACCATCATGGTCTGCCTGATCTGGCAGTTCACCCAGATCTGGAACGACTTCCTCTTTGGCGTGGTGTTCGCCAGCGGCGATACGCAGCCAATCACGGTGGCCCTGAATAACCTGGTGAACACCAGCACCGGAGCCAAGGAATACAACGTCGACATGGCCGCCGCGATGATCGCCGGCCTGCCCACCCTGCTGGTCTACGTGCTGGCCGGCAAATATTTCCTGCGCGGGCTGACTGCCGGCGCCGTCAAAGGTTGA
- a CDS encoding carbohydrate ABC transporter permease, whose amino-acid sequence MNSIAVFAKASPLDALQRWLPRLVLAPSVLIVLVGFYGYILWTFLLSFTNSRFMPSYKWVGLQQYERLLGNDRWWVASHNLLVYGGLFITISLVIGVVLAVLLDQRIRREGFIRTVYLYPMALSMIVTGTAWKWLLNPGLGLDKLLRDWGWEGLRLDWLVDPDRVVYCLVIAAIWQSSGFVMALFLAGLRGVDQSIIRAAQVDGASLPTIYLRIVLPSLRPVFFSALMILAHIAIKSFDLVAAMTAGGPGYASDLPAMFMYAHTFTRGQMGLGAASAMLMLGAVLAIIVPYLYSELRNKRHD is encoded by the coding sequence ATGAACTCAATCGCAGTCTTCGCCAAGGCCTCGCCGCTGGACGCGCTGCAACGCTGGCTACCCAGGCTGGTGCTGGCGCCGAGCGTGCTGATCGTGCTGGTCGGCTTCTACGGCTACATCCTCTGGACCTTCCTGCTGTCCTTCACCAACTCGCGCTTCATGCCCAGCTACAAGTGGGTCGGGCTGCAGCAATACGAACGCCTGCTGGGGAATGACCGCTGGTGGGTAGCCAGCCACAACCTGCTGGTGTACGGCGGGCTGTTCATCACCATCAGCCTGGTTATCGGCGTGGTCCTGGCGGTGCTGCTGGACCAGCGCATCCGCCGCGAGGGCTTCATCCGCACCGTCTACCTGTACCCCATGGCACTGTCGATGATAGTCACCGGCACCGCCTGGAAGTGGCTGCTCAACCCCGGCCTTGGGTTGGACAAGCTGCTGCGCGACTGGGGCTGGGAAGGCTTGCGCCTGGACTGGCTGGTGGACCCGGACCGGGTCGTCTACTGCCTGGTGATCGCCGCCATATGGCAGTCCTCGGGCTTCGTCATGGCGCTGTTCCTCGCCGGCCTGCGCGGCGTCGATCAGTCGATCATCCGCGCCGCCCAGGTGGATGGCGCGAGCCTGCCGACAATCTACCTGCGCATCGTGCTGCCGAGCCTGCGTCCGGTGTTCTTCAGCGCACTGATGATTCTCGCGCACATCGCCATCAAGAGCTTCGACCTGGTGGCGGCGATGACCGCTGGCGGCCCTGGCTACGCCTCTGACCTGCCGGCGATGTTCATGTACGCCCACACCTTCACCCGTGGCCAGATGGGTCTCGGCGCCGCCAGCGCGATGCTCATGCTCGGCGCAGTGCTGGCGATCATCGTGCCCTACCTGTACTCCGAACTGAGGAACAAGCGCCATGACTAG
- a CDS encoding ABC transporter substrate-binding protein yields MNAFSRLAAVVSLASLFPLAALAGEVEVLHWWTSGGEKRAADTLKKLVEEKGHTWKDFAVAGGGGEAAMTVLKTRAVSGNPPSAAQIKGPDIQEWGELGLLAELDEVADEGKWDTLLPKQVANVMKYDGHYVAVPVNVHRVNWLWINPEVFKKAGATPPTSLDEFFAAADKLKAAGFIPIAHGGQPWQDGTVFEDLVFSILGPLGYHKAFVEQDKATLTSDKMVEVFATLKKLRGYIDADAAGRDWNSATGLLIDGKAGMQLMGDWAKSEWSAAGKVAGKDYQCLPFPGTQGSFAYNIDSLAMFKLSDEDDRKAQNDLARTVMDPQFQQFFNQNKGSIPVRLDQDMSSFDTCAQQSMKDFKEAAAGDGLQPSLAHGMAASSYVQGAVFDVVTNFFNDPAADPKKAVQQLAAAIAAVQ; encoded by the coding sequence ATGAATGCGTTCTCCCGCCTAGCCGCTGTCGTTTCCCTCGCCTCGCTGTTCCCTCTCGCCGCGCTCGCCGGTGAAGTCGAAGTCCTGCACTGGTGGACCTCCGGTGGCGAAAAGCGCGCAGCCGATACTCTGAAGAAACTCGTCGAAGAAAAAGGCCACACCTGGAAGGACTTCGCCGTTGCCGGTGGTGGTGGCGAAGCGGCCATGACCGTGCTGAAGACCCGTGCGGTTTCCGGCAATCCACCATCCGCCGCGCAGATCAAGGGGCCGGATATCCAGGAGTGGGGCGAGTTGGGCCTGCTCGCCGAGCTGGACGAAGTCGCCGACGAAGGCAAGTGGGACACGCTGCTGCCCAAGCAGGTGGCCAACGTCATGAAGTACGACGGTCACTACGTGGCCGTGCCGGTGAACGTGCACCGGGTCAACTGGCTGTGGATCAACCCAGAGGTATTCAAGAAGGCCGGCGCCACGCCGCCGACCAGCCTCGATGAATTCTTCGCCGCCGCCGACAAGCTCAAGGCGGCCGGTTTCATCCCGATTGCCCACGGCGGCCAGCCCTGGCAGGACGGCACAGTTTTCGAGGACCTGGTGTTCAGCATCCTCGGCCCGCTGGGCTACCACAAGGCCTTCGTCGAACAGGACAAGGCGACCCTGACCAGCGACAAGATGGTCGAGGTCTTCGCCACCCTGAAGAAGCTCCGCGGCTATATCGATGCCGACGCCGCCGGGCGCGACTGGAACAGCGCCACCGGCCTGCTGATCGACGGCAAGGCCGGCATGCAGCTCATGGGTGACTGGGCCAAGAGCGAGTGGAGCGCCGCCGGCAAGGTAGCCGGCAAGGACTACCAGTGCCTGCCGTTCCCCGGCACCCAGGGTAGCTTCGCCTACAACATCGACTCTCTGGCCATGTTCAAGCTCAGCGACGAGGACGATCGCAAGGCGCAGAACGATCTGGCGCGCACGGTGATGGATCCGCAGTTCCAGCAGTTCTTCAACCAGAACAAGGGCTCCATTCCGGTCCGCCTGGACCAGGACATGAGCAGCTTCGATACCTGTGCGCAGCAGTCCATGAAGGACTTCAAGGAAGCTGCGGCGGGTGACGGGTTACAGCCGAGTCTGGCCCACGGCATGGCCGCTTCCAGTTACGTGCAGGGCGCTGTCTTCGATGTGGTGACCAACTTCTTCAACGACCCCGCCGCCGACCCGAAAAAGGCCGTGCAGCAACTGGCTGCCGCGATAGCCGCGGTGCAGTAA